In Dermacentor andersoni chromosome 4, qqDerAnde1_hic_scaffold, whole genome shotgun sequence, the following proteins share a genomic window:
- the LOC129386691 gene encoding uncharacterized protein, with protein sequence MPKNQNALACYLDKKTRTTQHVHFSAPSQLPKVTQTQATSGTRLYHCSAAEIAFTSGFATAVSQHVGDNAYEIIGPDHESPQGANNISVAEVSPIPLGSYHDR encoded by the exons atgccaaaaaatcaaaatgcattggcatgttatttggacaagaaaacta ggacaacccagcacgtgcatttctcagcacccagtcaactgccaaaagtgactcaaacacaggccacca gtggaactcggctgtaccactgcagtgctgcggaaattgccttcaccagcggctttgcaacagctgtttcgcagcatgtcg gagacaatgcctacgaaattattggccctgatcatgagagccctcaaggggcaaacaacatctctgttgcagaagtgagcccgataccacttggaagttaccacgACAGATGA